GTCATCGCGGATCGCCCGTGCCGCTCGCAGGCGGGCAAAGGCCACGCGCAGGTCACGGTTGCCTTGCAGGGATTGCGTCACCAACTGGTTCAGGGTCGGGTCTTCGAACTGCTGCCACCAGATGCCTTCGAACTTGGCGTGGTCATATTGCTTGGCATCCGCGGCGGCGGTGATGTTCGCCGCCTCCGGGGTTTGGGCATTGTAGTCCGGGCCCACGGCACAGGCGCTCAGCGCCAGTACCAGCAAGCTTGGCAAAAACACGTTCACACTCATTGCTGTGTCTCCAGCTTCAAGGCCTTGGCCGCTTTGCGCGCTTCCTGGCGCTCCACATAGCGACGGATCAGTACGTAGAACACTGGCGTCAGCAACAGACCGAAGAAGGTCACCCCGATCATCCCGGAGAACACCGCCACACCCATGGCATGACGCATCTCGGCACCGGCACCGCTGGAGAACACCAGGGGTACCACGCCCATGATGAACGCGAACGACGTCATCAGGATCGGCCGCAGACGCAGACGGCAGGCTTCCAGTACCGCGGCGAGCGGGTCGAGGCCTTCCTGCTGTTTGTCCTTGGCGAACTCCACGATCAGGATCGCGTTCTTACAGGCCAGGCCCACCAGTACGATCAGGCCGATCTGGGTAAAGATGTTGTTGTCGCCGCCCGACATGATCACCCCGGTAATGGCCGACAGCAGCGTCATCGGCACGATCAGGATCACCGCCAGCGGCAGGCTCCAGCTTTCGTATTGGGCGGCCAGTACCAGGAACGCCAGCAATACGCAGAGCGGGAACACGAACAGCGCGGTGTTGCCCGAGAGGATTTGCTGATAGGTCAGGTCGGTCCACTCGTAGGTCATGCCGTTGGGCAGTTCATCCTTCAACAGTTTTTCGATCGCGGCCTGGGCCTGGCCCGAGCTGTAGCCCGGTGCGGCGTTGCCGTTGATTTCGGCGGTGATAAAACCGTTGTAGTGCATCACGCGGTCCGGCCCCGAGGTGTCGCTGACCTTGATAAAGGTCGCCAGCGGGATCATCTCGCCCTTGTTGTTGCGCACTTTCAATTGGCCGATCTGGTCTTCGTCCAGGCGGAACTGCTGCTCAGCCTGCACGTTGACCTGGTAGGTGCGGCCAAAGCGGTTGAAGTCGTTGGCATACAGCGAGCCCAGGTAGATCTGCAGGGTGTCGAAGATGTCGCTGATCGCCACGCCGTGGGTCTTGGCCTTTTCGCGGTCGATGGCGGCATCGACCTGGGGCACGTTGACCGTGTAGCTGGTGAACAGGCCGAACAACTCCGGCACGTTATGGCTCTTGGCGATGATGTTCTGGGTTTCTTTGTACAGCTCGTCGTAACCCAGGTTGCCACGGTCTTCGATCTGCAGGCGGAACCCGCCGATGGTGCCCAGGCCCTGTACCGGCGGCGGTGGGAAGATCGCCATGTAGGCTTCCTGGATGTTGCTGTACTGGCCGTTCAAGGCGCCGGCAATCGCACCGGCCGACATGCTCGGGTCTTTACGCTCGTCGAACGGCTTGAGGGTCACGAACACGATGCCGCTGTTCGGGCTGTTGGTAAAACCGTTGATCGACAGGCCGGGGAACGCCACCGCGCTGTCCACGCCCGGTTGTTTCAAGGCGATCTCGGACATGCGCTTGATCACGTCTTCGGTGCGGTCCAGGCTCGCGGCGTCCGGCAGTTGAGCGAAGGCCACCAGGTATTGCTTGTCCTGGGCCGGTACGAAACCGGTCGGGGTGTGGGCAAAGCCGAACCAGGTCAGCACCATCAGGCCGGCGTACAGGAACAGGGCGATGCCGCTGCCGCGAATCACTCGGCGTACGGTGCCGACATAACCGTGGCTGGCTTTCTCGAAGAAGCGGTTGAACGGACGGAACAACCAGCCGCCGAAAATCTTGTCGAGCACCTTGGAGAAGCGGTCCTTTGGCGCGTCGTGGCTGCGCAGCAACACGGCGGCCAGGGCAGGGGACAAGGTCAGCGAGTTGAAGGCCGAGATCACCGTGGAA
This region of Pseudomonas asgharzadehiana genomic DNA includes:
- a CDS encoding efflux RND transporter permease subunit: MNFSKFFISRPIFAAVLSLLILIAGAISLFQLPISEYPEVVPPTVVVRANFPGANPKVIGETVAAPLEQAITGVENMLYMSSQSTADGKLTLTITFALGTDLDNAQVQVQNRVTRTQPKLPEEVTRIGITVDKASPDLTMVVHLTSPDQRYDMLYLSNYALLNIKDELARLGGVGDVQLFGMGDYSLRVWLDPNKTASRNLTATDVVTAIREQNRQVAAGALGAPPAPNATAFQLSVNTQGRLVTEEEFENIVIRAGDNGEITRLKDIARVELGSSQYALRSLLNNQPAVAIPIFQRPGSNAIEISNEVRGKMEELKKSFPQGMDFSIVYDPTIFVRGSIEAVVHTLFEALILVVLVVILFLQTWRASIIPLVAVPVSLIGTFAVMHLFGFSLNALSLFGLVLAIGIVVDDAIVVVENVERNIELGLEPFPATEKAMSEVTGPIIATALVLCAVFIPAAFISGLTGQFYKQFALTIAISTVISAFNSLTLSPALAAVLLRSHDAPKDRFSKVLDKIFGGWLFRPFNRFFEKASHGYVGTVRRVIRGSGIALFLYAGLMVLTWFGFAHTPTGFVPAQDKQYLVAFAQLPDAASLDRTEDVIKRMSEIALKQPGVDSAVAFPGLSINGFTNSPNSGIVFVTLKPFDERKDPSMSAGAIAGALNGQYSNIQEAYMAIFPPPPVQGLGTIGGFRLQIEDRGNLGYDELYKETQNIIAKSHNVPELFGLFTSYTVNVPQVDAAIDREKAKTHGVAISDIFDTLQIYLGSLYANDFNRFGRTYQVNVQAEQQFRLDEDQIGQLKVRNNKGEMIPLATFIKVSDTSGPDRVMHYNGFITAEINGNAAPGYSSGQAQAAIEKLLKDELPNGMTYEWTDLTYQQILSGNTALFVFPLCVLLAFLVLAAQYESWSLPLAVILIVPMTLLSAITGVIMSGGDNNIFTQIGLIVLVGLACKNAILIVEFAKDKQQEGLDPLAAVLEACRLRLRPILMTSFAFIMGVVPLVFSSGAGAEMRHAMGVAVFSGMIGVTFFGLLLTPVFYVLIRRYVERQEARKAAKALKLETQQ